One Lacunisphaera limnophila DNA window includes the following coding sequences:
- a CDS encoding FG-GAP-like repeat-containing protein — MKSRFAQPTTLKLLVRLTPSFRLILTMVFPVLLPAATPAAGISEQALVARSGPRGATMFRAMPASETGIVTENNYSDPTMWAERHRELELGALGTGVAIGDYDGDGRPDIFVVSKTEGSRMFRNLGGWKFADVTVTARVADVGEAAGIWKQGVTFADVNNDGWLDLYVCRFAAPNLLYMNQGDGTFREEAASRGLAVMDASVMAAFCDFDRDGWLDVLLQTNLLDEIKHPQGQRNYLFKNKGDGIFVDVSEPAGISGEAQGHSVAWWDYNHDGWPDLYVANDFAPEDKLYRNNRDGTFSNVIDQAVPHTPASSMGSDQGDINNDGLIDLLVADMAATTHEKDHRGMAATRGMAVDPVHPSLAPQYPRNALYLATGTDRCLEAAYLTGLEATDWTWSVRFEDLDNDGRLDLHVTNGMINESHNSDLLGRLMLAQNPAEKVRITKASPRLVEENLAFRNLGDLRFESVGSVWGLNERGVSFGAAFGDLDGDGDLDLVYANYQKGVTVLRNDAETGHRVVFALRGTRSNRFGVGARVRIETEAGGQVRQLVLARGVLSNSEPVLHFGLGEEERINRVTVEWPSGQTQELTDLAADRKYTLTEPAGPGETLLVQKPASRGQFTDMSQAAGLSVLSREFMFDELVQQPLLPSRQNQRGPGLAVGDTRVTGRADIVVGGTARDPAKLLHAGSDGRFTTSEIPFLATVGPLSDGPLLLFEANGDGHPDLLVTKGGSARPAGSAEFQPRLLYNDGTGVFQPAPPDRLPPLPFSVGALAAADFNRDGQLDLIIGARVLPGLYPLTPRSALLVNRGGRFEDITEIIAPGLREAGMVTAALWSDVDRDGWPDLLLTIEWGQVLYFHNRGGQAFENWTDRAGFATGGTGWWNSIAAADFNRDGRSDFVVGNVGLNTQYRADATHPALLFAGDFKGDGTMQLVEGYFEKNRMLPRRSRKALGASIPAILKRLNRNDYFARATLPEILGDKDLAAAQRFAATELRSGVFLSQPDETYRFTPLPRLAQIAPINGLSAGDFDGDGCADIYAVQNSFAPVPAVGRMDGGLSLLLRGDGAGQFAAVPPGESHLLVAGDAKALAVLDFDQDGWPDFLITRNNGTTLAYRNNGLPGRNSLCISLRGSKGNPAAVGARISLRLSNGRWQSAEIYAGSGYYSQSASSVFFGWPEGIVPQEISVVWPTGDVTNLPVPKNPETTWRIDAP, encoded by the coding sequence ATGAAATCTCGCTTCGCGCAGCCGACGACCCTGAAACTTCTGGTGAGACTGACGCCGAGTTTTCGTTTGATCCTCACCATGGTCTTCCCGGTCCTGCTGCCCGCGGCGACGCCGGCGGCCGGCATCAGCGAACAGGCCTTGGTGGCGCGGTCGGGCCCGCGCGGGGCCACGATGTTCCGGGCCATGCCGGCTTCGGAAACTGGAATCGTGACTGAGAACAACTATTCGGATCCGACAATGTGGGCTGAGCGGCACCGGGAACTGGAGCTCGGCGCCCTGGGAACCGGCGTGGCCATCGGCGACTATGATGGCGATGGCCGGCCGGACATTTTCGTCGTGAGCAAGACCGAGGGTAGCCGGATGTTCCGTAATCTTGGCGGATGGAAATTCGCGGACGTGACGGTGACGGCCAGAGTGGCCGATGTTGGCGAAGCGGCGGGTATCTGGAAGCAGGGCGTCACCTTTGCGGATGTGAACAACGACGGCTGGCTTGATCTCTACGTGTGCCGCTTCGCCGCGCCCAATCTGCTCTATATGAACCAAGGCGACGGCACTTTCCGGGAAGAGGCGGCGAGCCGCGGCCTGGCCGTCATGGACGCATCGGTCATGGCCGCCTTCTGTGATTTTGATCGGGATGGCTGGCTCGACGTTTTGCTCCAGACCAACCTGCTCGACGAGATCAAGCACCCCCAGGGGCAGAGAAATTACCTTTTCAAGAACAAGGGTGACGGCATCTTCGTCGACGTGTCCGAGCCAGCCGGGATCTCCGGCGAGGCGCAGGGACACTCGGTCGCGTGGTGGGATTACAACCACGATGGTTGGCCCGACCTTTACGTGGCCAATGATTTCGCGCCGGAGGACAAACTCTACCGCAACAATCGGGATGGCACTTTCTCGAATGTCATCGACCAGGCGGTCCCGCATACGCCGGCCTCATCCATGGGATCGGATCAGGGCGACATCAACAACGACGGTCTGATCGATTTGCTGGTGGCGGACATGGCCGCCACCACGCACGAGAAGGATCATCGCGGCATGGCCGCCACGCGCGGAATGGCGGTCGACCCCGTCCATCCTTCCTTGGCGCCGCAATACCCGCGGAATGCACTGTATCTTGCCACCGGCACCGACCGATGCCTCGAAGCCGCTTATCTTACCGGACTGGAGGCGACCGATTGGACCTGGTCGGTCCGCTTTGAAGACCTCGATAATGACGGGCGACTGGACCTGCACGTCACCAATGGCATGATCAATGAGTCGCACAACTCAGACCTACTGGGGCGGTTGATGCTGGCCCAGAATCCGGCCGAGAAAGTGCGCATAACCAAGGCCAGTCCACGGCTCGTCGAGGAGAACCTGGCCTTTCGCAATCTCGGCGACCTGCGGTTCGAAAGCGTGGGATCGGTCTGGGGCCTCAATGAGCGCGGGGTGAGTTTTGGGGCTGCTTTTGGAGATCTTGATGGCGATGGCGACCTCGACCTGGTTTATGCCAACTATCAAAAAGGCGTGACCGTCCTGCGCAACGACGCGGAGACCGGTCACCGGGTAGTATTCGCCTTGCGGGGCACGCGATCAAATCGTTTCGGGGTGGGGGCCCGGGTGCGGATTGAAACCGAGGCCGGCGGCCAGGTCCGCCAACTCGTGCTCGCTCGCGGTGTGTTGTCGAACTCAGAGCCGGTGCTTCACTTCGGTTTGGGCGAGGAGGAACGGATCAATCGGGTCACGGTGGAATGGCCCAGCGGCCAGACGCAGGAACTCACCGACCTGGCCGCCGACCGCAAATACACCCTCACCGAGCCCGCCGGCCCCGGCGAAACTCTGTTGGTGCAGAAGCCTGCGTCACGCGGACAATTCACCGATATGAGCCAGGCGGCAGGTTTGTCGGTGCTTTCGCGGGAATTTATGTTCGACGAACTGGTCCAGCAGCCGCTGCTCCCGTCGAGGCAGAATCAGCGTGGACCCGGTCTGGCCGTGGGGGATACCCGGGTCACCGGGCGGGCGGATATCGTGGTGGGGGGCACAGCCCGCGATCCGGCCAAGTTGCTCCATGCTGGGAGCGATGGACGGTTCACGACGAGCGAGATCCCGTTCCTGGCGACAGTGGGCCCGCTTAGCGACGGGCCGCTCCTGCTGTTTGAGGCCAATGGCGACGGGCATCCGGATTTGCTGGTGACGAAGGGCGGCAGCGCCCGGCCCGCAGGATCAGCAGAGTTTCAACCGCGTTTGCTCTACAACGATGGCACAGGCGTATTCCAACCGGCCCCCCCGGACCGCCTGCCCCCGTTGCCGTTCAGTGTGGGCGCGTTGGCGGCCGCGGATTTCAACCGGGATGGTCAGTTGGACTTGATCATCGGGGCACGCGTTTTGCCCGGACTCTACCCGTTAACGCCCCGTAGTGCGTTACTGGTGAATCGGGGCGGGCGCTTTGAGGATATAACGGAGATCATCGCGCCCGGTTTGCGTGAGGCCGGGATGGTGACTGCCGCGTTGTGGAGCGATGTTGATCGCGATGGCTGGCCGGACCTGCTGTTAACGATTGAGTGGGGACAGGTGTTATACTTTCACAACCGCGGTGGACAGGCGTTCGAAAACTGGACGGACCGGGCCGGGTTTGCCACCGGCGGCACGGGTTGGTGGAATTCGATTGCCGCCGCGGATTTCAACAGAGACGGGCGGAGCGATTTCGTGGTCGGAAATGTTGGTCTCAACACTCAATACCGGGCCGATGCCACCCATCCGGCCCTGCTGTTTGCGGGTGATTTCAAAGGGGACGGCACGATGCAACTGGTCGAAGGATATTTTGAAAAGAACCGGATGTTGCCGAGGCGTTCCCGCAAGGCGCTGGGGGCGTCGATCCCGGCCATTCTGAAGCGGTTAAATCGCAACGATTATTTTGCCCGCGCAACGCTGCCGGAGATCCTAGGGGATAAGGATCTTGCCGCGGCGCAGCGCTTTGCCGCCACCGAGCTCCGCAGCGGGGTGTTCCTGAGCCAGCCCGATGAGACCTATCGCTTTACCCCCCTGCCCCGTCTGGCCCAGATCGCCCCCATCAATGGCTTGTCCGCGGGTGATTTCGATGGCGATGGCTGCGCGGACATCTATGCGGTGCAGAATTCCTTTGCCCCGGTGCCGGCCGTCGGGCGCATGGATGGTGGCTTGAGCCTGCTGCTCCGTGGAGACGGTGCCGGGCAATTTGCCGCCGTGCCACCCGGCGAAAGCCATTTGCTCGTGGCGGGTGACGCCAAGGCGCTGGCGGTCCTCGATTTTGATCAGGACGGCTGGCCGGACTTTCTGATCACGCGCAATAACGGCACGACTTTGGCCTATCGGAACAACGGCCTGCCTGGAAGAAATTCGCTGTGCATTTCCCTCCGTGGCTCCAAAGGAAACCCTGCGGCAGTCGGGGCGCGGATTTCACTGCGGCTGTCCAATGGCCGCTGGCAATCCGCCGAAATCTATGCCGGATCCGGTTATTACAGCCAGTCAGCATCCTCGGTTTTCTTTGGCTGGCCCGAGGGAATTGTCCCTCAGGAAATTTCGGTCGTGTGGCCCACCGGCGATGTCACGAATTTGCCCGTGCCGAAGAATCCGGAAACCACTTGGCGCATTGACGCTCCTTGA
- a CDS encoding TonB-dependent siderophore receptor, with the protein MNPNTMSRRSVRWLGRSLMLSVGLISLQAQQVNQSNPAEQSGPTPAKPVVLESAKPDEEVLVLSPFVVDASQDKGYRATSTLAGSRINTQMKDVAAPVTVLTKEFLDDLGAVGINDVMSYLANGEGTGSYTQTNAVLGAPSDEIVQNPTTAQRVRGLQSADITRDYYYSLSNGVGFDSYNLDQVTLSRGPNSILAGLGSPAGIINYSPQQAGLGRNSTEVSYRFGSWGDQRATLNSNLVLADDKLAVRVAGAWSEKGYKQQPAFNKDQRLYFAATFKPWQKTSVRASYEQVAIDRNLPNTLTPEDGVTQWVSEGKPTASPPATPAYSFPAFDGAGQTLIYNTAGVLVGAQPMNAPNSRTYAQKNLTGVKIWTPLRLNHNRYLDLENLNTNAQFADITYKTYTFSIDQEILPNLNANVGYTREDIEQERIVLYRPQYTILNIDVNTTTPWGAPNPFFGQLYMDQRGLDNKNTSDNKNEVMRGTLTYDLDLNKHSKWLGRWRLTGFAESRETNFNSFGYTTNATFSSGAAMTQLNARHYLGGSFDKPATTVPIYHGLVSSVPHAYFDSATSSWKSDTLTSSYVQGANNKRLDKLDTSAVVLQTWLWDDRIVGLFGYRKDKNGSATLTSQGTPVSASAAFPALTELSGTTRSLGVVYHATKWLSFHYNKSDNFVPNAGSIDLLGNPTPSPTGEGTDYGASFNLFDDKLNLKLNIYELESKDGPAGSDASFAGWWSMPWFDTDVMKALATQAGKPYQQGIQAGLIYGDPRLTNGYTANSISKGLELEATYNVTKNWRIMGSISKQDAKQSGVAVPLTEFINKRIEYYKAQGLWTGVVGAGIWGAAQTGEQHYNQWVLPGVIAYQASDGKPSQQIAEWHASGLTNYSFTEGKLKGWDIGGGLRYVDKAVIGNPAFTNASGAVTGLDTANPYTEDSYVGVDAWIGYSTKWREKYDVSFNLYVYDLQESGGFRAIGANSDGTRAVFRIIQPRSFYFTTKLKF; encoded by the coding sequence ATGAATCCTAACACCATGTCTCGTCGTTCTGTTCGCTGGTTGGGCCGAAGTCTGATGCTCAGCGTTGGCCTGATTTCGTTGCAGGCCCAGCAAGTCAATCAGAGCAATCCTGCCGAACAGTCGGGTCCCACGCCGGCCAAACCGGTGGTCCTGGAATCCGCCAAACCCGATGAGGAAGTGCTGGTGCTCTCCCCGTTCGTTGTCGATGCCAGTCAGGATAAGGGCTATCGGGCGACCAGCACCTTGGCCGGCAGCCGCATCAACACGCAAATGAAGGATGTCGCCGCCCCGGTCACCGTGTTGACCAAAGAGTTTCTTGATGACTTGGGGGCGGTTGGAATCAACGATGTAATGAGCTATCTGGCGAACGGTGAAGGCACCGGTTCCTACACCCAGACCAATGCCGTGTTGGGAGCACCCTCAGACGAGATCGTGCAGAATCCCACGACTGCGCAACGCGTCCGCGGCCTCCAATCCGCGGACATCACCCGCGACTATTACTACAGCCTTTCCAACGGTGTCGGGTTTGATTCCTACAATCTGGATCAGGTCACATTGAGCCGCGGACCGAATTCAATCCTCGCGGGCCTGGGTTCACCGGCCGGTATCATCAACTATTCGCCGCAACAGGCGGGCCTAGGTCGGAACTCCACGGAAGTGAGCTATCGCTTCGGCAGCTGGGGTGACCAGCGCGCCACCTTGAACAGCAATCTGGTCTTGGCCGATGATAAACTGGCTGTGCGCGTTGCTGGTGCTTGGAGTGAAAAAGGCTACAAGCAGCAACCGGCGTTCAATAAAGACCAGCGGCTCTATTTCGCCGCCACTTTCAAGCCCTGGCAGAAGACCAGTGTGCGGGCTTCCTACGAACAGGTTGCCATCGACCGCAATCTGCCAAACACACTCACTCCGGAGGATGGGGTCACGCAATGGGTGAGCGAAGGTAAGCCGACGGCCTCTCCTCCGGCGACGCCCGCGTACAGTTTTCCCGCTTTTGATGGCGCTGGGCAGACGCTGATCTACAATACGGCGGGCGTGCTGGTCGGGGCCCAACCGATGAACGCCCCGAACAGCCGGACCTATGCCCAGAAAAATCTCACGGGGGTCAAAATTTGGACCCCGCTGCGCCTGAACCACAACCGCTACCTCGACTTGGAGAACCTCAACACCAACGCCCAGTTTGCGGACATCACCTACAAGACCTACACGTTCTCCATCGACCAGGAAATCCTCCCCAATCTGAATGCGAATGTAGGATACACGCGGGAAGATATTGAGCAGGAGCGTATCGTGCTCTACCGCCCGCAGTACACGATTCTCAATATCGACGTCAATACGACGACCCCGTGGGGTGCTCCGAATCCGTTCTTCGGCCAGCTCTACATGGATCAGCGCGGCTTGGACAACAAGAACACCTCGGACAACAAAAACGAAGTCATGCGCGGCACGCTGACCTATGACCTGGATCTCAACAAGCACAGCAAGTGGCTTGGGCGGTGGCGTCTGACGGGCTTTGCCGAGAGCCGGGAAACCAATTTCAATTCCTTTGGCTACACGACCAACGCCACGTTCAGTTCGGGTGCCGCGATGACCCAGCTCAATGCCAGGCACTACCTCGGTGGCTCCTTTGACAAGCCGGCGACTACGGTCCCCATCTATCATGGTCTGGTTTCGAGCGTGCCGCACGCCTACTTCGACTCGGCCACCAGCAGCTGGAAATCCGACACGCTGACCAGCAGCTATGTTCAGGGTGCCAACAACAAGCGCCTGGACAAACTGGATACTTCAGCCGTGGTGTTGCAAACTTGGCTGTGGGACGACCGCATCGTGGGTCTCTTTGGCTACCGCAAGGACAAGAATGGCTCGGCCACCCTGACCAGTCAGGGTACACCGGTCAGTGCTTCGGCTGCTTTCCCGGCCTTGACGGAACTCAGCGGCACGACCCGCTCCCTGGGTGTGGTCTACCATGCCACCAAGTGGCTGAGCTTCCACTACAACAAGTCGGATAATTTCGTGCCCAACGCCGGCTCGATCGACCTGTTGGGTAATCCCACGCCTTCGCCCACCGGCGAAGGTACCGATTACGGTGCTTCCTTCAACCTGTTCGACGACAAGCTGAACCTTAAACTCAACATTTATGAGCTGGAGTCCAAGGACGGCCCGGCTGGCAGTGACGCCTCCTTCGCGGGTTGGTGGTCGATGCCGTGGTTTGACACCGATGTCATGAAGGCCTTGGCCACCCAAGCCGGCAAACCGTACCAGCAGGGCATCCAGGCGGGATTGATCTATGGCGATCCCCGCCTAACCAATGGCTACACGGCCAACAGCATTTCCAAGGGCTTGGAATTGGAGGCAACCTACAACGTGACCAAGAACTGGCGCATCATGGGCAGCATCTCCAAGCAGGATGCCAAGCAATCCGGCGTGGCGGTTCCGCTGACCGAGTTCATCAACAAGCGCATTGAATACTATAAGGCTCAGGGGCTTTGGACCGGCGTCGTCGGGGCCGGCATCTGGGGTGCCGCCCAAACTGGCGAGCAACACTACAACCAGTGGGTGCTGCCGGGCGTCATCGCCTATCAAGCCAGCGACGGCAAGCCCTCGCAGCAGATCGCGGAATGGCACGCCAGTGGTCTCACCAACTACAGCTTCACTGAGGGCAAGCTGAAGGGCTGGGATATCGGCGGTGGCCTGCGCTACGTGGACAAGGCCGTCATCGGGAATCCCGCCTTCACGAACGCATCCGGCGCCGTTACAGGACTGGACACGGCCAATCCCTACACCGAGGACAGCTATGTGGGCGTTGATGCGTGGATCGGATATTCCACCAAGTGGCGGGAAAAATATGATGTGTCGTTCAACCTCTACGTCTACGACCTGCAGGAAAGCGGCGGCTTCCGCGCCATCGGAGCCAATTCTGATGGCACGAGGGCGGTATTCCGCATTATTCAGCCGCGTAGCTTCTACTTCACTACCAAGCTGAAATTCTGA
- a CDS encoding beta-galactosidase: protein MPKHIAYGGDYNPEQWAEAVWQEDVQLMREAGVNLVTVGVFSWAKLQPSERRFDFGWLDRVLDLLHSNGIGVCLATATASPPPWLSIQYPEILPILADGVQLQAGARQHYSPSSRIYRKFAQRLVTRMARRYRKHPALVTWHINNEYGCHVPEGCHGPDSTLAFRDWLRAKYSTLDELNEAWGTAFWSQQYGRWEEVLTPRRAPYHSNPTQCLDFKRFTSDAFLALYRMELGILRRATPDIPVTTNFMGFFKPLDYRAWSPELDYISWDSYPDPGDEAAARHAAAAGHDLMRSLKPDRPFYLMEQATSYVNWRQVNLPKRPGLMRLHSLQSVARGGDGVLFFQWRQSKAGAEKFHSGMVPHVAIAKSRVFAEVRSLGAELKKLQGVTGSLVRNRVAIAFDWHAWWAVELESKPGRIDYAGWTNQLHRWFYQRNIGVDFVHPGSDLGCYNLVLAPALYLLSASDAANVEKHVAGGGTLLATYFSGIVNEREQVVTGGYPALLSKTLGLWVEEWVPYPEGRGNQVRFGGQRYRCDHWCDLLHLEGAKALATYAGDYFAGRVAVTQNKFGRGQAFYLGTRLDVSGLDRLLTLVGRAAGVQAVLPAPPNVEITLREGAAARYLFLLNHGDKSARISLQGLHGRELLENRKVAESLVVPPLDVRVIQLPKK from the coding sequence TTGCCCAAGCACATCGCCTATGGCGGGGACTATAATCCGGAACAGTGGGCCGAGGCGGTCTGGCAGGAGGATGTCCAGCTCATGCGCGAGGCCGGAGTGAATCTGGTGACCGTGGGCGTGTTCAGCTGGGCCAAGTTGCAACCGAGCGAGCGGCGGTTTGATTTCGGCTGGCTCGACCGGGTGTTGGACCTTCTGCATAGCAATGGGATCGGGGTTTGCCTTGCGACCGCCACAGCGTCGCCGCCGCCTTGGCTTTCGATCCAGTATCCAGAAATCCTGCCGATCCTGGCTGACGGCGTGCAACTGCAGGCGGGGGCCCGGCAGCATTACTCCCCCAGCAGCAGGATCTATCGCAAGTTTGCCCAAAGATTGGTGACACGGATGGCGCGCCGGTATCGCAAGCATCCTGCGCTGGTCACCTGGCACATCAACAATGAGTATGGCTGTCATGTGCCGGAGGGCTGCCATGGTCCGGATAGCACCCTGGCCTTCCGGGATTGGTTGCGGGCAAAATACTCCACGCTCGATGAGTTGAACGAGGCCTGGGGTACCGCCTTCTGGAGCCAGCAATACGGCCGGTGGGAAGAGGTGCTCACTCCCAGGCGAGCTCCTTATCACAGCAACCCCACCCAATGCCTGGATTTCAAGCGATTCACCAGCGACGCATTTCTTGCGCTGTATCGGATGGAATTGGGGATCCTGCGCAGAGCTACGCCGGACATTCCGGTTACGACCAACTTCATGGGCTTCTTCAAGCCGCTGGACTATCGGGCCTGGTCCCCGGAGCTCGATTACATCTCCTGGGACAGTTATCCGGATCCCGGCGACGAGGCTGCGGCGCGCCATGCAGCGGCGGCGGGGCATGACCTGATGCGGTCACTCAAACCGGATCGCCCGTTTTACCTGATGGAGCAGGCGACCTCCTATGTTAATTGGCGGCAGGTCAACCTGCCGAAGCGCCCGGGCCTGATGCGCCTGCACAGTCTGCAATCAGTCGCGCGGGGTGGCGATGGCGTCCTGTTTTTCCAGTGGCGGCAATCCAAGGCCGGCGCGGAAAAATTCCACAGCGGCATGGTGCCGCATGTGGCGATTGCCAAAAGCCGGGTCTTCGCCGAGGTGCGGTCACTCGGAGCCGAATTGAAGAAACTACAAGGCGTCACAGGATCGTTGGTCCGGAACCGCGTCGCGATCGCCTTTGACTGGCATGCGTGGTGGGCGGTGGAGCTGGAATCCAAACCCGGCCGGATTGACTATGCCGGTTGGACCAACCAGCTGCACCGGTGGTTCTACCAGCGGAACATTGGCGTGGATTTCGTCCACCCCGGCAGCGACCTGGGTTGCTATAATCTGGTGCTGGCGCCCGCGCTTTACCTGCTGTCGGCCAGTGACGCCGCCAATGTGGAAAAGCATGTGGCCGGCGGAGGCACTTTGCTCGCCACCTATTTCTCGGGCATCGTTAACGAGAGAGAGCAAGTCGTGACCGGCGGCTACCCGGCCCTGCTCAGCAAGACCCTTGGACTGTGGGTCGAGGAATGGGTCCCCTACCCGGAAGGACGGGGCAACCAGGTGCGGTTTGGGGGTCAGCGCTACCGGTGCGACCATTGGTGCGACCTCCTGCACCTTGAGGGAGCCAAGGCGCTTGCGACCTATGCCGGTGACTACTTCGCCGGGCGCGTGGCCGTCACACAGAACAAGTTTGGCCGCGGCCAGGCCTTTTATCTGGGGACACGGCTCGATGTATCGGGCTTGGACCGGTTGCTCACCCTCGTGGGACGGGCCGCGGGCGTGCAGGCGGTGTTGCCTGCTCCGCCGAACGTGGAGATCACCCTGCGCGAAGGTGCGGCGGCGCGATATTTGTTTCTGCTCAATCATGGCGACAAATCTGCCCGGATATCCCTGCAGGGTTTGCACGGACGGGAACTGCTGGAGAACCGTAAAGTGGCGGAATCACTGGTCGTGCCGCCGCTGGATGTCCGCGTGATTCAGCTGCCTAAAAAATGA